Proteins from a single region of Antechinus flavipes isolate AdamAnt ecotype Samford, QLD, Australia chromosome 2, AdamAnt_v2, whole genome shotgun sequence:
- the SIMC1 gene encoding SUMO-interacting motif-containing protein 1: protein MPFHPIALQRSSGGLKRTGFPASRDPAFAPKRPFSFSQARGPGSSPSPSPARGSMTRAGPPSPLQSAHQAPPSPPGPWPPLQRKFGQGSEREEAEATAKARPGLDRDGRSRSRSRSRSPRHSGADTLASRSSSEAEPMTEPIVISDGSDDERCNPVRSSGADRTRRSWQSGIRNRVRNTRIHRIRIRRWIRDAESACNVVDFIDLTEDTDPVVKTYPVGKTPNGLSFIDLTGLEDEDEEEEKEEGGGLFNSAPACKNSMNLDLESVPCSQKQHSHCAAEAGHPIKCEVTRRTGAGSPRLEKKACGSLPAGQDPVWGSECEERLPAVSSGEDSLCSSERNCSTTTFNSDLGSLASPQLSSDVFSLSPISSSCSDSGSQSASGRCLLKDSPDRCAGNWQKKGASAGHAGQLQKDFSPVAQRFSTERAPWARHSLDKAVPAAARTVKPPAADLPRKPCLHRLRYFLRPPVHHLFFQALIQDKEVTENKEQKKEPIPHRRLRMVFSTIEENVPRETLQFLMDFVSPQHYPPKDIVSHVIKNILLGSESMDVRKEAYMLLMKIQQLHPANVASVEWDWKLLTSVMEKQEEELPGRILFLRYVVQTLEDDFQQVLRRQRHHLQQSIACNVLSCDKQPHNIRDIIQWLVGAVTRLGFDQKEDNQQTFSGSPQDKSGDHLLQPFPGRSNHHLVILHLQRMLSLAVEVDRTPTCSSNKIAEMMFGFVLNIPERSQREIFFTTMESHLLRCKVLEVLFLHSCEKPTPLPLSLAQTLYFLNHSTSLLKNQSEKSNWQSWDELVEHLQFLLSSYQHVLTEHLRTSVIERKDLLIKRIKPHLQEGDDITSVDVEIEFKAFGVRLARELGEPLVPQLQEKIFLLKLLLLCATNRNFMLENQVP, encoded by the exons ATGCCCTTCCACCCCATAGCCCTGCAGAGGAGCTCGGGAGGCCTCAAACGAACAGGCTTCCCCGCGTCAAGAGACCCCGCCTTCGCCCCGAAGcgccctttctctttttcccaggCTCGAGGGCCCGGTTCGAGCCCGAGCCCAAGCCCTGCCCGAGGATCCATGACTCGAGCCGGGCCTCCCTCTCCGCTTCAGAGCGCACACCAGGCCCCTCCAAGCCCGCCTGGGCCCTGGCCCCCACTGCAGAGGAAATTCGGACAGGGATCCGAACGGGAAGAGGCTGAGGCGACGGCGAAGGCGAGGCCCGGGCTGGACCGGGATGGCCGCAGCCGTAGCCGCAGCCGTAGCCGCAGCCCTAGGCACTCGGGAGCGGACACCCTAGCTTCCAGGAGCTCCTCAGAAGCCGAGCCCATGACGGAACCCATTGTGATTTCGGATGGCAGCGATGACGAGCGTTGCAATCCTGTTAGAAGCTCCGGCGCTGACCGAACCCGCAGGTCCTGGCAGAGCGGGATCCGAAACCGAGTCCGAAACACAAGAATACACCGGATCAGAATCAGACGCTGGATCCGAGACGCCGAATCCGCATGCAATGTGGTG GATTTCATCGATTTAACCGAAGACACTGACCCAGTAGTGAAGACTTACCCAGTAGGGAAGACTCCCAATGGACTTAGTTTTATAGATCTGACAGGGCTGGAGGacgaagatgaggaggaggaaaaggaggaaggggggggtCTCTTTAACTCTGCTCCTGCTTGCAAGAACAGTATGAACCTAGATCTGGAGTCCGTCCCTTGTTCTCAGAAGCAGCATTCCCATTGTGCGGCAGAAGCCGGTCATCCTATCAAATGTGAGGTAACACGGCGGACTGGGGCGGGCTCCCCGCGCCTCGAGAAGAAAGCGTGTGGAAGTCTGCCTGCTGGGCAGGACCCAGTCTGGGGCTCTGAATGTGAAGAGCGCCTCCCTGCGGTCTCCAGCGGTGAGGACTCGCTGTGTAGCTCGGAGCGCAACTGCAGCACGACCACCTTCAACAGCGACCTGGGCTCTCTGGCGAGTCCGCAGCTCTCCTCCGACGTTTTCTCACTCTCCCCAATCAGCAGCAGCTGCAGTGACAGCGGCAGCCAGAGTGCGTCAGGGCGCTGTCTCCTGAAGGACTCCCCCGACCGGTGCGCGGGTAACTGGCAGAAGAAGGGAGCCTCTGCTGGCCACGCTGGTCAGCTCCAGAAAGACTTCTCCCCCGTTGCACAGCGATTCTCCACAGAACGGGCTCCCTGGGCTCGGCACAGCCTAGACAAGGCTGTGCCGGCGGCTGCCAGGACAGTAAAGCCCCCAGCGGCGGACTTGCCCAGGAAACCCTGTCTGCACAGACTAAGATATTTCCTCAGACCTCCGGTGCACCACCTCTTCTTCCAGGCGCTGATCCAGGACAAAGAAGTCACAGAG AAcaaggaacaaaagaaagaaccCATTCCCCACCGAAGACTACGGATGGTGTTCAGCACCATTGAAGAGAACGTCCCACGAGAGACTTTGCAGTTCCTCATGGACTTTGTGTCCCCCCAACATTACCCACCTAAGGATATTGTGTCTCATGTCATCAAGAATATCTTACTAGGTTCCGAAAGTATGGATGTCAGGAAAGAGGCCTACATGCTGCTAATGAAAATTCAACA gCTTCATCCAGCCAATGTTGCCTCTGTGGAATGGGACTGGAAGCTGCTCACTTCTGTGATGGAAAAACAG GAGGAAGAACTGCCTGGCCGAATACTCTTTTTGCGCTATGTAGTGCAGACCCTAGAGGATGATTTTCAACAGGTCCTGAGGCGTCAACGGCATCACCTCCAACAATCCATTGCATGCAATGTGCTTTCCTGTGATAAGCAGCCCCATAATATCAG GGACATCATCCAGTGGCTAGTAGGTGCTGTGACCAGGCTCGGCTTTGATCAGAAGGAAGACAATCAACAAACCTTTTCAGGAAGTCCCCAGGACAAGAGTGGTGACCACCTTCTCCAACCTTTCCCTGGAAGGAGTAACCATCATTT GGTAATTTTACATCTCCAGAGGATGCTGTCTCTGGCCGTTGAGGTGGACAGGACCCCAACCTGCAGCTCAAATAAGATTGCAGAAATGATGTTTGGATTTGTGCTGAACATTCCTGAAAGGAGCCAGAG GGAAATCTTCTTTACAACCATGGAGAGTCATCTTTTGCGCTGCAAAGTATTAGAGGTTCTGTTCCTTCACAGCTGTGAAAAGCCTACTCCCCTACCACTTTCTCTCGCCCAGACCCTCTATTTCCTCAACCATTCAACATCACTGCTCAAGAATCAG TCTGAAAAAAGCAATTGGCAGAGTTGGGATGAGCTGGTTGAACATCTGCAGTTTCTCTTATCTAGTTATCAGCACGTATTAACAG agCATCTGAGGACTTCAGTCATTGAAAGGAAGGATCTGCTTATCAAAAGGATCAAGCCCCATCTACAGGAAGGTGATGATATCACTTCAGTGGATGTGGAAATAGAGTTCAAGGCTTTTGGAGTCCGACTAGCCAGAGAGCTTGGAGAGCCCCTAGTGCCTCAGCTCCAGGAGAAGATATTCCTCCTCAAACTACTACTCCTCTGTGCAACTAACAGGAACTTTATGCTAGAAAACCAGGTCCCATAG